Proteins co-encoded in one Epinephelus moara isolate mb chromosome 13, YSFRI_EMoa_1.0, whole genome shotgun sequence genomic window:
- the sult1st6 gene encoding sulfotransferase 1C2 isoform X1, with protein MSEEKEFSYSAAIQEAHASITRFPLIPVKGVPLMNYIANNWDSIWAFRPDPSDLLIATYPKAGTTWTQEIVDLLLHNGDAEACKRAPTPVRSPFLEIFSPPPIPSGIDLLNTMDPPRIIKTHLAFKLVPPGFWENKCKVIYVARNAKDNLVSYYHFDRMNLTQPEPGPWEGYIPKFMRGELAWGSWYDHVKGYWVEREKKNILYLFYEDMKENPRREVERIMRYLDLSVSDEVISRIVELTSFKNMKENPMTNYSCIPTPVFDHSISPFMRKGEVGDWRNHFTPEQSKTFDEDYEKQMKDVNIPFRTLI; from the exons ATGTCGGAAGAAAAAGAGTTTTCCTACAGTGCAGCCATTCAGGAAGCACATGCCTCCATCACTCGCTTCCCTCTCATCCCAGTGAAAGGTGTTCCTCTCATGAACTACATCGCCAACAACTGGGACTCCATCTGGGCTTTCCGTCCTGATCCCTCGGACCTCCTAATCGCCACCTACCCCAAAGCAG GGACTACATGGACCCAGGAGATAGTTGACCTGCTTCTTCACAACGGAGATGCTGAGGCCTGCAAACGAGCCCCCACACCTGTCCGCAGTCCTTTCCTCGAGATCTTCTCCCCACCGCCCATCCCCTCAG GTATTGATCTTCTTAACACCATGGATCCTCCAAGAATCATCAAGACACATCTTGCTTTTAAGTTGGTGCCTCCTGGATTTTGGGAAAACAAGTGCAAG GTTATCTACGTAGCACGCAACGCCAAAGACAACCTGGTGAGCTACTACCACTTTGACCGTATGAACCTGACCCAGCCTGAACCTGGACCCTGGGAGGGCTACATACCCAAGTTCATGCGAGGAGAAT TGGCCTGGGGCTCCTGGTACGACCATGTGAAAGGTTACTgggtggagagagagaagaagaacatcCTTTACCTCTTCTATGAGGACATGAAAGAG AATCCTCGGCGTGAAGTGGAGCGCATCATGAGGTACCTGGACTTGTCGGTGTCTGATGAGGTCATCAGCCGGATTGTGGAGCTCACGTCCTTTAAGAACATGAAGGAGAACCCAATGACCAACTATTCCTGCATCCCAACACCTGTGTTTGATCACTCCATCTCCCCCTTCATGAGAAAAG GTGAAGTAGGTGATTGGAGAAACCATTTCACACCTGAGCAATCGAAGACGTTTGATGAAGATTATGAAAAGCAAATGAAGGATGTCAACATACCGTTCAGGACCCTCATCTAA
- the sult1st6 gene encoding sulfotransferase 1C2 isoform X2: protein MSKEKLLSYSAAIQTANASLYRFPLIPVRGVPLMCLITNNWDSIWAFRPDPSDLLIATYPKAGTTWTQEIVDLLLHNGDAEACKRAPTPERCPFLELFSPPPIPSGIDLLNTMDPPRVIKTHLPFQLVPLGCWENKCKVIYMARNAKDNLVSYYHFDRMDQTQPEPGPWEGYISKFMRGELAWGSWYNHVKGYWVEREKKNILYLFYEDMKENPRREVERIMRYLDLSVSDEVISRIVELTSFKNMKENPMANYSFIPATVFDRSISSFMRKGEVGDWRNHFTPEQSKTFDEDYEKQMKGVNIPFRTLI, encoded by the exons ATGTCGAAGGAAAAACTGTTGTCCTACAGCGCAGCTATTCAGACAGCAAATGCCTCCCTCTATCGCTTCCCTCTCATCCCAGTCAGAGGAGTTCCTCTCATGTGCTTGATCACCAACAACTGGGACTCCATCTGGGCTTTCCGTCCTGACCCCTCGGACCTCCTCATTGCTACCTACCCCAAAGCAG GGACCACATGGACCCAGGAGATAGTTGACCTGCTTCTTCACAACGGAGATGCTGAGGCCTGCAAACGAGCCCCAACGCCTGAACGCTGTCCTTTCCTGGAACTCTTCTCCCCACCACCCATCCCCTCAG GTATTGATCTCCTTAACACCATGGATCCTCCAAGAGTCATCAAGACACACCTTCCTTTTCAGCTGGTGCCTCTTGGATGTTGGGAAAACAAGTGCAAG GTTATCTACATGGCACGCAACGCCAAAGACAATCTGGTGAGTTACTACCACTTTGATCGTATGGACCAGACCCAGCCTGAGCCCGGGCCCTGGGAGGGCTACATATCCAAGTTCATGCGAGGAGAGT TGGCCTGGGGCTCCTGGTACAACCATGTGAAAGGTTACTgggtggagagagagaagaagaacatcCTTTACCTCTTCTATGAGGACATGAAAGAG AATCCTCGGCGTGAAGTGGAGCGCATCATGAGGTACCTGGACTTGTCGGTGTCTGATGAGGTCATCAGCCGGATTGTGGAGCTCACATCCTTTAAGAACATGAAGGAGAACCCGATGGCCAACTACTCCTTCATCCCAGCGACTGTTTTTGATCGCTCCATCTCCTCCTTCATGAGAAAAG gTGAAgtaggtgactggagaaatcaTTTCACACCCGAGCAATCAAAGACGTTTGATGAAGATTATGAAAAGCAAATGAAGGGAGTCAACATACCGTTCAGGACCCTCATCTAA